TTCATGGCTACTGCATGCCTTCTAGTACATACGATACGATTGATGCAGACTGCGTCCGTTGTGAACTAGTGATCATTTCTAACAAGATATTATATTCTGTATAAAAATCTCTctctcagaaaaaaaaaaaaatctaaacaaaagtCCTTTCCATACAGGATGATCAtacaaattaaatcatttttcttatacattatatatttaatattccCTTCATGATCATGTTATTAATATAATCAAAACTCAACGTTTATAAGAGACGATTGCATGGCCTGCCAGGGGCACTCCCACCACTTGATGACGCTCACAGGCTTCGATCAAACCGTTGGTAGGCAGCTTTTGTTACCTGTCCATCCCCATCCCATGCATGAAACCTATGAGCATGCACGCCATCAACCTCTTCTCCTTCCCTCCGCCGCAGGAAATCCAACACGATCGACGTTATATATTAACTTCTTCCCCCGGCCCTCTCCATCCGCTACTGGATCGCTAGCTCCTCCGTCTCCATATATCCCTAATTAGATATTATCCGGTGATGGCCGACGACTCCTCTGATCCCGGCGGTGGCACCCTTCCGCCGGAGCAAGGCATCAAGTGCCCCCGCTGCGACTCCTCCAACACCAAGTTCTGCTACTACAACAACTACAGCCTCTCCCAGCCGCGACACTACTGCAAGGCCTGCCGCCGCTACTGGACCAAGGGCGGCGCCCTCCGCAACGTCCCTGTCGGCGGCGGCTGCCGCAAGAACAAGCGCTCTTCCAGGTCGTCCTCTGCCTCCTCCGCCACACCGTCCCGGATCTACCCCTGCGGAGCCTCCGCGGGCCTCGATTTTTTCTCCTCTCTGCCCTTCTCCAGGCCGCCGGACAACTCGCCGCACGGCGGCGCCCCTGTTTTGGGATTTAGTCACTATCCGACGTCCTCCGCCATCAGCGTCTACGGCGGCGAGGGCGGTTTctccgcttcttcttcttcgcgcgTCGGCCGCGGCATCCATGCGATCGCGAGCAGCAGCATCGCCGCGTCGATCGAGTCCTTGAGCTCGATTAACCAAGACCTCCATTGGCGGCTGCAGAGACAGAGGCTCGCCATGTTTTTCAACGACGCGACGCCGTCATCGGCGCTCGCGACTCCGACGTTAGGCGCCATATCGTCCCTCGACGACGAGATATTGGAGCTCGGGAACAGTACTTCGGCTGCCGCCAAGACCTGTGGCGGTTCCGGAACTCCGGCGTGGCTCATGGAACCTTCTAATTATGGCGCGCGCGTGCCCGTTACCGCCGGGGACGCCACATCGGCCTACGCCGCCGCTATGCCAATGGCCATCAACAACGGCGACGACAGCAACACCGGAATTTGGAGTGGAAGTCCGTGGCCGGCATGGAGCCTCGACATGCCGCAATTTGGCACGCTACCTTAAGAGCCAATTAAAATAATGCAGGtatagttttacatctccatttttataatttcaattaattgttaaatctataataaaatttaaaattgtaaCAACAATTTTAgcaaatatatatatcaaatactTCCAATCTTACAAAAACATATTTGTTTCTCCTCCATGCATGACATTCAAGTTATTTGCAAATTGTAATAATGACAAGCGATGAGTGTTTGATTAATTTATTCAATTGATGATTTgatgaagataattttaaaataattatacacgaactacaaaataatatttatttaaaaaataaacaaagatatcagccttttttttctgttttattttttttaatttttgaatttaaaaaaataaaaaaatcaatatttttttatatataaatctttaatccatgaatatatcccctaaatacattacaatactccataaatacttaaatttatttcatttttaatttttattttactaaATACTATAACTCAATTGGAAAATCTAAACCAAATTATAACTCAATTGGAAAGCATGAAtcctaaaaattatatatatatatatatatatatatatatatatatatatatatatatatatatatatatatatatatatatatattacacgtCGTGCAAGATAAcagtcttttttttcttttttatttttattttttaatttttgaattaaaaaaataattaaaatattttttaaaattttatttctaggattCATGTTTttcaattgggttataatttgtaagttatttttttttttaagattttatctctaagctttagattttccaattgggttatagtatttagtaaaaaaaatttaaaatgaaataaatttaagtatttatgtagtattgtaatgtgtttaagGGATATATTTAtggattaaaaaattatatataaagaaatattaattttttaattatttttttaattcaaaaattaaaaaaaaaaactgatatcCTGTGcgcaggatatatatatatatatatatatatatatatatatatatatatatatatatatatatatatatatatatatatatatatatatataaatgaaaataatgaAAACATTTATTATGACTAAATCAGAATACTTATTATAATTTAATGAAGGCCTTTGTTATATATAATTTAAGGAATGCACCATTATTTTTTTAGCATgtaattattataaataataaatGCAATAATTACATGcactataatttaaaaaaaaaacacttgcaTAGTaattacaaaaaatttgtacaatggGTGTCAATTCTAATGAATTAGATTGGATTCATAtggaattaatttttttaaaaaacccaATTCAATCTGACACGTTAAA
The genomic region above belongs to Zingiber officinale cultivar Zhangliang chromosome 11A, Zo_v1.1, whole genome shotgun sequence and contains:
- the LOC122031540 gene encoding dof zinc finger protein DOF5.7-like, which gives rise to MADDSSDPGGGTLPPEQGIKCPRCDSSNTKFCYYNNYSLSQPRHYCKACRRYWTKGGALRNVPVGGGCRKNKRSSRSSSASSATPSRIYPCGASAGLDFFSSLPFSRPPDNSPHGGAPVLGFSHYPTSSAISVYGGEGGFSASSSSRVGRGIHAIASSSIAASIESLSSINQDLHWRLQRQRLAMFFNDATPSSALATPTLGAISSLDDEILELGNSTSAAAKTCGGSGTPAWLMEPSNYGARVPVTAGDATSAYAAAMPMAINNGDDSNTGIWSGSPWPAWSLDMPQFGTLP